One window of the Capsicum annuum cultivar UCD-10X-F1 unplaced genomic scaffold, UCD10Xv1.1 ctg2906, whole genome shotgun sequence genome contains the following:
- the LOC124891026 gene encoding ethylene-responsive transcription factor ERF070-like: protein MAFSEEHGKRRSSESAQKFSMGKLTDQIRESSSILPRPGVVHFSGSDPMKLSIDEEGKAKGKKSEIHEKACEEEPIVKNENTEMISIENYLERDLKLPQEKGKRYKGVRQRKPGNWVAEVRVSGTKDPIWIGTFNTAEVATFPYDESLIEMKGANVVTNILKTPPRYTSHMKFNYMNPPSSSIDNARI from the coding sequence ATGGCATTCAGCGAAGAGCATGGGAAAAGGAGGTCTTCAGAAAGCGCTCAAAAGTTTTCAATGGGAAAATTGACCGATCAAATCAGAGAAAGTTCCTCTATCTTGCCTAGACCGGGAGTAGTTCACTTTTCGGGCAGCGATCCAATGAAGCTGTCTATTGATGAAGAAGGGAAGGCCAAAGGAAAAAAGTCAGAGATACATGAAAAGGCATGTGAAGAGGAACCCATCGTTAAGAATGAAAACACTGAGATGATTTCAATTGAAAATTACTTAGAGAGAGATCTTAAGCTACCacaagaaaagggaaaaaggtACAAAGGGGTTAGACAAAGAAAGCCGGGCAACTGGGTGGCAGAGGTTCGAGTCTCAGGTACTAAAGATCCAATCTGGATAGGAACATTCAATACTGCTGAAGTAGCTACTTTTCCTTATGACGAGTCTCTCATTGAAATGAAAGGTGCTAACGTTGTGACAAACATCCTCAAGACACCACCAAGATACACTTCACATATGAAATTCAACTACATGAATCCACCATCTTCATCCATAGATAATGCTAGGATTTAA